Within Gemmatimonadota bacterium, the genomic segment CTTCTTCGCCCGGAATACGGAATCCAGGGTCCGGACACCGGCGTAGTCGAGCATGATATAGTCTTCCGGCACGCCCAGTTCGATCAGGTCGCGCTGCATCGCGGTCGTCTCGTCGTAGTACCGCGTGGAAGCGTCCCCGCTTACCAGGACGGCACGGATTCTACCGGCGTGAAAAAGCTCGGAAGCAGCCTCGATGCGCGCGCGATAGTAGCGGTTTACATTGCCCTCGGCGTACTTGGAAGTGCCCAGGACGAGCGCTACCTGGCACTCCGGCGTATCGTCGACGAGATAGTACAGGCGTGCGGAGGCGTTACGGGTGATGGCGAAGTCGTTTACCAGCATTGCAATGACGACAATCGCTGCGAGGGAGGCCAGGGCTTTCGCCCATGCCGAAAGGGAGCGAACAGCGGGTTTGCTTGGCATCGAAACAGACGGTTTCTGGGGAAAAGAAGCTTTCTGAGAAGAAGGACCGGGGTTATACTAACATACTAGTGGCCCGGTGGCATACCGTCAAGCGATTAACCCGGAGTGGAAGACCATGCTCATACCTCTGTTGATATGGCTGCTCCCCTTCGCGACGGCGGACATCCTGCAGGACGGGGCAGGCGATGGGCCGCACAGGACCGTTCTATTTTATGGCAACAGC encodes:
- a CDS encoding YdcF family protein; translated protein: MPSKPAVRSLSAWAKALASLAAIVVIAMLVNDFAITRNASARLYYLVDDTPECQVALVLGTSKYAEGNVNRYYRARIEAASELFHAGRIRAVLVSGDASTRYYDETTAMQRDLIELGVPEDYIMLDYAGVRTLDSVFRAKKVFGLDRVIVVSQQFHCERALYLADAVDLDATGFCAEDAPDAHSLMMRGRETLARVMAFADLNIFDTQPRSLDTDERASQASR